The following are encoded together in the Bradyrhizobium genosp. L genome:
- a CDS encoding invasion associated locus B family protein, which yields MNFRTLAAPVRPRGRVTALMAATALSAALLVPAAQAQQPAPAAPKAAPRAAPKAAPRAPAPAAQQAAPPAAAPPAAGAPAAAAGQPPAQDQQIQLIYAPWTKFCLKGQEANAKQVCFTGKDGRIESGQPVIAAVIIEPEGEPKKILRVTLPLGMQLVHGTRIIVDNNPPMQSPYVICFQNGCMSDYEATPELINNLKKGQNLVVQAINANGAPLTLPLPLNGEFAKAYDGPPTDPKQFEENSKKLQEELQKRAEEQRKKLEAAGQGGAAPAAPANPAAK from the coding sequence ATGAATTTCCGTACCTTGGCCGCTCCGGTCCGGCCGCGTGGGCGGGTTACCGCCCTGATGGCGGCGACGGCCCTGTCCGCAGCGCTCCTGGTTCCTGCTGCGCAGGCCCAGCAGCCCGCGCCTGCGGCCCCGAAGGCTGCGCCCAGGGCGGCACCGAAGGCAGCTCCGAGGGCGCCGGCACCGGCCGCCCAGCAGGCCGCTCCTCCGGCAGCGGCTCCGCCGGCCGCCGGCGCTCCGGCCGCCGCGGCTGGGCAGCCGCCTGCACAGGATCAGCAGATCCAGCTGATCTACGCGCCCTGGACCAAGTTCTGCCTGAAGGGCCAGGAAGCCAATGCCAAGCAGGTTTGCTTCACCGGCAAGGACGGCCGCATCGAATCCGGTCAACCGGTGATTGCCGCCGTGATCATCGAGCCGGAAGGCGAGCCGAAGAAGATTCTCCGCGTGACGCTGCCGCTCGGCATGCAGCTCGTCCACGGCACCCGCATCATCGTCGACAACAACCCGCCGATGCAGTCGCCCTATGTGATCTGCTTCCAGAACGGCTGCATGTCGGACTATGAGGCGACCCCCGAGCTGATCAACAATCTGAAGAAGGGCCAGAACCTCGTGGTTCAGGCGATCAACGCCAATGGCGCGCCGCTGACCCTGCCGCTGCCGCTCAACGGCGAGTTCGCAAAGGCCTATGACGGCCCGCCGACCGATCCGAAGCAGTTCGAGGAAAACTCGAAGAAGCTGCAGGAAGAATTGCAGAAGCGCGCCGAAGAGCAGCGCAAGAAGCTCGAAGCGGCCGGCCAGGGTGGCGCGGCGCCGGCGGCTCCGGCCAACCCGGCCGCCAAGTAA
- a CDS encoding extracellular solute-binding protein, producing the protein MACLSLALALMATGSAPAAAAESYAIAMHGDPALPPDFTHLPYANPDAPKGGRLVQSPREGTFDSLNPLIVRGLAVQQLRGYAYERGYVYESLMVRNNDEPFTLYGLLARSVETDDARDYVTFRIDPRARFSDGQPVTADDVVFSLTLLRDHGRPLHHQYYSKVAKTEVLDPLTVRFDFGGVADRELPLILGLMPVLPRHATDVAKFEETTMTPPIGSGPYRVAAVNPGTSVTFTRNPDYWGRDLPVNRGMWNFDEIRLDYYRDANSQFEAFKRGLYDFRTEPEPLRWHDGYDFPAATSGEVIRDTIKLGTPYPSEFLVFNTRRPKFADVRVRQALSMLFDFEWINRNYYFGLYSRAGGFFAGSELSAYGRPADDRERDLLKPYLSHIPPDILEGRYRLPVTDGSGRDRTVLRDALKLLSDAGYALDGTALKQRSTGTPLTIEILLTTREHERIALAYQRDLKRAGIDATVRVVDAVQFEQRRLGYDFDMIPNRWDQSLSPGNEQAFYWGSQGADVPGTRNYMGAKDPAIDAMIAALLRARQRPEFVSAVWALDRALMSGFYAIPLFNAGEQWIARWNRIERPSTDALSGYLPETWWQKPGAQSQ; encoded by the coding sequence ATGGCCTGCCTGTCGCTCGCGCTTGCGCTGATGGCAACGGGAAGCGCCCCTGCGGCGGCGGCCGAGAGTTACGCTATCGCCATGCACGGCGACCCGGCGCTGCCGCCCGACTTTACCCACCTGCCCTACGCCAATCCCGACGCCCCCAAGGGCGGCCGCCTGGTGCAGAGCCCCCGCGAAGGCACCTTCGACAGCCTCAATCCCCTGATCGTCAGGGGCCTCGCCGTGCAGCAGCTCCGCGGCTACGCCTATGAACGCGGCTATGTCTATGAAAGCCTGATGGTTCGCAACAATGACGAGCCCTTCACCCTGTACGGCCTGCTGGCCCGCAGCGTCGAGACTGACGACGCGAGGGACTACGTCACCTTCCGCATCGATCCGCGTGCGCGGTTCTCCGACGGGCAGCCGGTCACCGCCGACGACGTGGTGTTCTCGCTGACGCTGTTGCGCGACCACGGCCGTCCGCTGCATCACCAGTATTATTCGAAAGTCGCAAAGACCGAGGTGCTCGACCCGCTGACGGTGCGGTTCGATTTCGGCGGCGTGGCGGATCGCGAATTGCCGCTGATCCTCGGCCTGATGCCGGTCCTGCCGCGTCATGCCACCGACGTCGCCAAATTCGAGGAGACGACAATGACGCCGCCGATCGGCTCCGGCCCGTACCGGGTGGCGGCGGTCAACCCCGGCACCAGCGTGACCTTCACCCGCAATCCCGATTACTGGGGGCGCGACCTGCCGGTGAACCGCGGCATGTGGAATTTCGACGAGATCAGGCTCGATTACTACCGCGACGCCAACAGCCAGTTCGAGGCCTTCAAGCGCGGCCTCTACGACTTCCGGACCGAGCCCGAGCCGCTGCGCTGGCACGACGGCTACGACTTCCCGGCGGCGACAAGCGGCGAGGTGATCCGCGATACCATCAAGCTCGGCACGCCCTACCCGTCCGAATTCCTGGTGTTCAACACCCGCCGGCCGAAATTCGCCGATGTCAGGGTGCGCCAGGCGCTGTCGATGCTGTTCGATTTCGAATGGATCAACCGCAATTACTATTTCGGTCTCTATTCGCGCGCCGGCGGCTTTTTTGCCGGCTCGGAATTGTCGGCCTACGGCCGTCCCGCCGACGATCGCGAGCGCGATCTGCTCAAGCCGTATCTGTCGCATATCCCGCCCGACATCCTCGAGGGCCGCTATCGCCTGCCCGTCACCGACGGCTCGGGGCGCGACCGTACCGTGCTGCGTGACGCGCTGAAGCTGCTGTCGGACGCCGGCTACGCGCTCGACGGCACGGCGCTGAAGCAGCGTTCGACCGGAACGCCGCTCACCATCGAGATCCTGCTGACCACGCGCGAGCATGAACGCATCGCGCTCGCCTATCAGCGCGACCTCAAGCGCGCCGGGATCGACGCCACGGTGCGGGTGGTCGACGCCGTGCAGTTCGAGCAGCGCCGGCTCGGCTACGATTTCGACATGATCCCCAACCGCTGGGACCAGTCGCTGTCTCCCGGCAATGAGCAGGCTTTCTACTGGGGCAGCCAGGGCGCCGACGTCCCGGGCACCCGCAACTACATGGGCGCCAAGGACCCGGCCATCGATGCCATGATCGCGGCGCTGCTCAGGGCGCGGCAGCGGCCGGAATTCGTCTCGGCGGTGTGGGCGCTGGATCGTGCGCTGATGTCGGGCTTCTACGCTATCCCCCTCTTTAATGCGGGAGAGCAATGGATCGCACGCTGGAATCGGATAGAACGACCATCGACCGATGCGCTGTCGGGCTACCTGCCGGAGACCTGGTGGCAGAAGCCCGGCGCGCAGTCCCAGTAG
- a CDS encoding class I adenylate-forming enzyme family protein yields MNQPISSPTLDTLFKRILARQPDALALVDPFNKQRITGQTRKRLTYAQADRAIGAIAAHFVESGLPANSVIAVQLPTTVEFALTILAAHRVGLVVLPLPLLWRQAELTSALNRTAARAIVTCGRIDGVSYADVAMNAAAEAFSIRHVFGFGDDLPEGMASLDQAILQDSRTQRSVIQDGRKAALISFDVTSDGFRPVPRAHFSLIAGGLAMSFESDIAQGATIMSAFAPMSFAGLCASLVVWLLSGGTLVLHHPFDEETFETQFRDHECDTLFAPAQLALRLDERGLSERLPSLHRAVGLWRTPEQVASSAAWSSQRASLTDVYLFGEAGLFSARRTSEDGSPAAIKPGPHGASRDIPGAAVAGEILLTPKGTLALRGPMVPVAAYAPPPPPGDSMIAPPPRDYVDTEYAARADRATGAISITAPPSGVMTVGGYRFLAQELQEWSRRLGQGALLTALPDRLSGHRLAGRAQDNARARDALTELGLNPLMVEAFRDRAGALG; encoded by the coding sequence GTGAACCAGCCGATCTCCTCGCCCACGCTCGATACCCTGTTCAAGCGGATCCTGGCGCGGCAACCGGATGCGCTGGCGCTGGTCGACCCGTTCAACAAGCAGCGCATCACCGGGCAGACCCGCAAGCGCCTGACCTACGCGCAGGCCGACCGCGCAATTGGCGCGATCGCGGCCCATTTCGTCGAGAGCGGATTGCCGGCCAATTCGGTGATCGCCGTCCAGTTGCCCACGACCGTCGAATTCGCGCTGACCATCCTGGCCGCGCATCGGGTCGGACTGGTGGTGCTGCCGCTGCCGCTGTTGTGGCGGCAGGCCGAACTGACCTCCGCGCTGAACCGCACCGCGGCGCGGGCGATCGTCACCTGCGGCCGGATCGACGGCGTCTCCTATGCCGACGTCGCGATGAATGCCGCCGCGGAAGCCTTCTCGATCCGCCATGTGTTCGGCTTCGGCGATGATCTGCCGGAAGGCATGGCCTCGCTCGATCAGGCGATCCTGCAGGACTCACGGACACAGCGCTCGGTGATCCAGGACGGCCGCAAGGCGGCCCTGATCTCCTTCGACGTCACCAGCGACGGCTTTCGTCCCGTCCCCCGCGCGCATTTCAGCCTGATCGCGGGCGGGCTCGCGATGTCGTTCGAGAGCGACATCGCGCAAGGCGCCACCATCATGTCGGCGTTCGCGCCGATGTCGTTTGCCGGCCTCTGCGCCTCGCTGGTGGTTTGGCTATTGTCCGGCGGCACCTTGGTGCTGCATCACCCGTTCGACGAAGAGACGTTCGAGACCCAGTTCAGGGATCATGAGTGCGACACGCTGTTCGCGCCCGCACAGCTCGCCCTGCGGCTCGACGAACGCGGGCTGTCGGAGCGGCTGCCGAGCCTGCACAGGGCCGTCGGCCTCTGGCGGACGCCGGAACAGGTCGCCTCCAGCGCAGCCTGGAGCTCGCAACGGGCGTCCCTGACCGACGTCTATCTGTTCGGCGAGGCCGGCCTGTTCAGCGCGCGCCGCACCAGCGAGGATGGATCGCCGGCGGCGATCAAGCCGGGTCCGCATGGCGCATCGCGGGATATCCCGGGTGCGGCCGTCGCCGGCGAGATCCTGCTTACGCCAAAGGGTACGCTGGCGCTGCGCGGCCCGATGGTTCCGGTCGCCGCCTATGCACCACCGCCGCCGCCGGGCGACAGCATGATCGCGCCGCCGCCGCGGGATTACGTTGATACCGAATATGCCGCGCGGGCCGACCGCGCGACGGGCGCCATCAGCATCACCGCACCGCCGTCGGGGGTCATGACGGTCGGCGGCTACCGCTTCCTTGCGCAGGAGTTGCAGGAGTGGTCGCGGCGGCTGGGCCAGGGCGCGTTGCTCACGGCCTTGCCTGACCGGCTCAGCGGCCACCGGCTCGCCGGACGCGCCCAGGACAATGCCCGGGCTCGCGACGCGCTGACGGAACTCGGGCTTAACCCCTTGATGGTCGAAGCGTTTCGCGACCGCGCTGGCGCCTTGGGTTAA
- a CDS encoding GGDEF domain-containing protein — MSQQGPVLIVTAAARPTFAAVLDETKLFPVVTTDWNEAGRAIEQVKPAAILAAAEIADFAALAMLAKRAAARAPYLPLIAVDPSTTLPDTAMAFFQRKGQPDRLIARLNAALRVRALHATVMRRLVPPAPIALTDVDPVGEATMLLIGRGGAYPALSVALGERAGVVGALSIEAAAKHLSNRDIDGIVLSEGFTTRVMDAFLTVLTEDVRFRPLPVIVASGELTHRYDLPNLEIIAAGPTRIADIALPMIRQHAFEARLSRMLRAIDAKGLIDARTGLLTKVAFDRDFATAVYQTAERGGALSVAKFSFDSANPRAQFDGARIISKLMRQADFGAVLDDQSIIVAFAGTDLRNAQAITRRLASVMRHTNHGRRDTRSEPAVTVTALLSGDSATSLLARLMQTPERAAS; from the coding sequence ATGTCGCAACAAGGTCCGGTGCTCATCGTGACGGCGGCCGCAAGGCCCACCTTCGCTGCCGTGCTCGATGAGACCAAACTGTTCCCGGTGGTGACCACCGACTGGAACGAGGCCGGCCGTGCCATCGAGCAGGTGAAGCCGGCAGCGATCCTCGCGGCAGCCGAGATCGCCGATTTCGCGGCCCTGGCGATGCTCGCCAAGCGTGCCGCCGCCCGCGCGCCGTATCTGCCGCTGATCGCAGTCGATCCCTCGACCACCCTGCCCGACACCGCGATGGCGTTCTTCCAGCGCAAGGGCCAGCCGGATCGGCTGATCGCGCGTCTCAACGCCGCCCTGCGCGTCCGCGCGCTGCACGCCACCGTGATGCGGCGGCTGGTGCCACCGGCGCCGATCGCGCTCACGGACGTCGATCCGGTCGGCGAAGCGACCATGCTGCTGATCGGCCGCGGCGGCGCCTACCCGGCGCTGTCGGTCGCTCTCGGCGAACGCGCCGGCGTGGTCGGTGCGCTCAGCATCGAGGCCGCCGCGAAGCATCTTTCCAATCGCGACATCGACGGCATCGTGCTGTCGGAAGGCTTCACCACGCGGGTGATGGATGCGTTCCTGACCGTGCTGACCGAGGATGTCCGCTTCCGGCCTCTGCCCGTGATCGTCGCCTCGGGCGAGCTCACGCACCGCTACGACCTGCCCAATCTCGAAATCATCGCGGCCGGGCCGACACGGATCGCCGATATCGCATTGCCGATGATCCGTCAGCACGCCTTCGAGGCGCGGCTCAGCCGCATGCTGCGCGCGATCGACGCCAAGGGCCTGATCGATGCCCGCACCGGCCTGCTCACCAAGGTCGCATTCGACCGCGACTTCGCCACCGCCGTCTACCAGACCGCCGAGCGCGGCGGCGCGCTGTCGGTCGCGAAGTTTTCGTTCGACAGCGCCAATCCCCGCGCGCAATTCGACGGCGCGCGGATCATCAGCAAGCTGATGCGCCAGGCCGATTTCGGCGCGGTGCTGGACGACCAGTCGATCATCGTGGCGTTCGCCGGCACCGATTTGCGCAACGCGCAGGCGATCACGCGGCGCCTCGCCAGCGTGATGCGCCACACCAACCACGGCCGGCGCGACACGCGGAGCGAGCCCGCCGTCACCGTGACTGCGCTGCTGTCCGGCGATTCCGCAACATCGCTGCTGGCGCGCCTGATGCAGACGCCGGAGCGCGCCGCGTCGTAA
- the mfd gene encoding transcription-repair coupling factor, with translation MKQPAKSPAALLAPGHVLTIANVAEGAEGLVISDLARAIAAKPKRPAVSLAVVCRDGARMAQLARALSFFAPDIGVMQIPAWDCQPYDRVSPHAGILAQRLTTLAKLSRLAGSDKPLIVLTTVNAAVQRVPAREQVASQALSVAPGNVVPMDSVVAWLEHNGYTRSSTVREPGEYAVRGGILDLFPAGLEQPVRFDFFGDSLESIRTFDAETQRTHLDMRGLDLVPVSEFQLTTETIRRFRMGYVAAFGAPERDDQLYEAVSEGRRHPGMEHWLPLFQERMDTLFDYLDGATVAIEPQGEDAARERFTQIADYYEARREALEHPGGGAIYKPLPPDKLYLTEAEWTKLLGEVPLARLTPFAVPEGSTEVFDAGARAGRSFAPERADGNVNVFEAVVAHVGALQTQRKKVIIALWSEGSRDRMGAMLRDHKLLNTTSVNTWRIVQATPRNETMLAVLGMESGFETDEFAVISEQDILGDRLVRPRKASRKLDNFISEVTSLATGDLVVHVEHGIGRFVGLQTLQVSGAPHDCLELHYAAETKLFLPVENIELLSRYGSDSATAELDRLGGGGWQARKAKLKNRIREIAGELIKIAAERQLHEAPKFPLQPHVYDEFCARFPYEETEDQLGAITSTLKDLEIGRPMDRLICGDVGFGKTEVALRAAFAVALEGKQVAVVVPTTLLARQHSRTFTERFKGFPVNVAQASRLVSTKELNQVKKGLTEGHVDIVVGTHALLGKAIKFKDLGLLIVDEEQHFGVSHKERLKQLRAQVHVLTLSATPIPRTLQLALTGVRELSIIASPPVDRLAVRTFVAPHDPLMIREALLRERYRGGQAFYVVPRIEDLAGVKDFLDKNVPEMKVAVAHGQMPPTVIEDIMSAFYDGKYDLLLSTTIVESGLDIPNANTLIVHRADMFGLAQLYQLRGRVGRSKLRAYALFTLPAQQKITAQAERRLKVLQSLETLGAGFQLASHDLDIRGAGNLLGEEQSGHIKEVGFELYQSMLEEAIINLKAGVAEPAADRWSPQITIGMPVLIPEDYVNDLSVRLSLYRRLADLETDDEIDNFAVEMRDRFGVLPDEVRYLFKVAAIKAYCRRANVEKVDAGPKGAVITFRDNSFAHPDRLVMFIRQHGQAAKVRPDMKVVFFQDWETPEERLAGTTEILRQLANLAESKKAA, from the coding sequence ATGAAACAGCCTGCCAAGTCTCCTGCCGCGCTGCTGGCGCCGGGCCATGTGCTGACCATCGCCAATGTGGCCGAGGGTGCCGAGGGGCTCGTCATCTCGGATCTGGCGCGCGCGATCGCGGCGAAGCCGAAGCGGCCGGCCGTCAGCCTTGCCGTGGTCTGCCGCGACGGCGCGCGGATGGCTCAGCTCGCGCGCGCGTTGTCTTTCTTCGCACCCGATATCGGCGTCATGCAGATCCCGGCCTGGGACTGCCAGCCCTATGATCGGGTGTCGCCGCATGCCGGTATTCTGGCGCAGCGCCTGACCACGTTGGCGAAGCTGTCGCGGCTCGCGGGAAGCGACAAGCCGCTGATCGTGCTGACCACGGTGAACGCGGCCGTGCAGCGCGTGCCGGCGCGCGAGCAGGTCGCTTCGCAGGCGCTGTCGGTCGCCCCAGGCAATGTCGTGCCGATGGATTCAGTCGTCGCCTGGCTCGAGCACAATGGCTACACGCGCTCCTCCACGGTGCGCGAACCCGGTGAATACGCCGTGCGCGGCGGTATCCTCGATCTGTTTCCTGCCGGTCTCGAACAGCCGGTGCGCTTCGATTTCTTCGGCGATAGCCTGGAATCGATCCGCACCTTCGATGCCGAGACCCAGCGCACGCATCTCGACATGCGCGGGCTCGATCTCGTCCCGGTCTCCGAATTCCAGCTCACCACCGAAACCATCCGCCGCTTCCGCATGGGCTATGTGGCGGCGTTCGGCGCGCCGGAGCGCGACGACCAGCTCTATGAGGCCGTCTCAGAAGGCCGCCGCCATCCCGGCATGGAGCATTGGCTGCCGCTGTTCCAGGAACGGATGGACACGCTGTTCGACTATCTCGATGGCGCCACCGTCGCGATCGAGCCGCAGGGCGAGGACGCCGCGCGCGAACGCTTCACGCAGATCGCCGATTATTACGAGGCGCGCCGCGAGGCGTTGGAGCATCCCGGCGGCGGCGCGATCTACAAGCCGCTGCCGCCCGACAAGCTCTATCTAACCGAGGCCGAATGGACCAAACTGCTCGGCGAGGTGCCGCTGGCGCGGCTGACGCCGTTTGCTGTGCCGGAAGGCTCGACCGAGGTGTTCGACGCCGGTGCGCGGGCCGGCCGCAGCTTTGCGCCGGAGCGGGCCGACGGCAACGTCAACGTATTCGAGGCCGTGGTCGCCCACGTCGGCGCACTGCAAACCCAGCGCAAGAAGGTGATCATCGCGCTGTGGAGCGAGGGCTCGCGCGACCGGATGGGCGCGATGCTGCGCGACCACAAGCTGTTGAACACCACCAGCGTCAATACCTGGCGCATTGTGCAGGCGACACCGCGCAACGAGACCATGCTGGCCGTGCTCGGCATGGAAAGCGGCTTCGAGACCGACGAATTCGCCGTCATCAGCGAGCAGGACATCCTGGGCGACCGCCTGGTGCGGCCGCGCAAGGCGAGCCGCAAGCTCGACAATTTCATCTCGGAGGTGACGTCTCTCGCGACCGGCGATCTCGTCGTCCATGTCGAGCACGGCATCGGCCGCTTCGTCGGGCTGCAGACGTTGCAGGTGTCCGGCGCGCCGCATGACTGCCTCGAGCTGCATTATGCCGCCGAGACCAAACTGTTCCTGCCGGTGGAGAACATCGAGCTGCTGTCGCGCTACGGCTCCGACAGCGCCACTGCCGAGCTCGACCGTCTCGGTGGCGGCGGCTGGCAGGCGCGCAAGGCAAAACTCAAGAACCGCATCCGCGAGATCGCGGGCGAGCTGATCAAGATCGCCGCCGAGCGACAGCTGCACGAGGCGCCGAAATTCCCGCTGCAGCCGCATGTCTATGACGAGTTCTGCGCGCGCTTCCCCTATGAGGAGACCGAGGACCAGTTAGGGGCGATCACCTCGACCTTGAAAGACCTCGAGATCGGCCGTCCGATGGACCGGCTGATCTGCGGCGACGTCGGCTTCGGCAAGACCGAGGTGGCGCTGCGCGCGGCCTTTGCGGTGGCGCTGGAAGGCAAGCAGGTCGCGGTCGTGGTGCCGACGACGCTGCTGGCGCGGCAGCACTCGCGCACCTTCACCGAACGTTTCAAGGGATTCCCGGTCAATGTCGCGCAGGCCTCACGGCTGGTCTCGACCAAGGAGTTGAACCAGGTCAAGAAAGGGCTCACCGAGGGCCACGTCGACATCGTGGTCGGCACCCATGCGCTGCTCGGCAAGGCCATCAAGTTCAAAGACCTCGGGCTGCTGATCGTCGACGAAGAGCAGCATTTCGGCGTCAGCCACAAGGAGCGGCTGAAGCAGTTGCGCGCCCAGGTTCACGTGCTGACGCTGTCGGCGACGCCAATCCCGCGCACGCTGCAACTGGCGCTCACCGGCGTCCGCGAGCTCTCGATCATCGCCTCGCCCCCGGTCGATCGGCTGGCGGTGCGTACCTTCGTCGCGCCGCACGATCCCCTGATGATCCGCGAGGCGCTGCTGCGCGAGCGCTACCGCGGCGGGCAGGCGTTCTATGTCGTGCCGCGGATCGAGGACCTCGCCGGCGTCAAGGATTTCCTCGACAAGAACGTGCCGGAGATGAAGGTCGCGGTCGCCCACGGCCAGATGCCGCCGACCGTGATCGAGGACATCATGTCGGCGTTCTACGACGGCAAATACGACCTCCTGCTTTCGACCACCATCGTCGAGTCCGGCCTCGACATCCCCAACGCCAACACGCTGATCGTGCATCGTGCCGACATGTTCGGCCTCGCGCAACTGTATCAGCTGCGCGGCCGCGTCGGCCGTTCCAAGCTGCGCGCCTATGCGCTGTTCACGCTGCCGGCGCAGCAGAAGATCACGGCGCAGGCGGAGCGGCGGCTCAAGGTGCTGCAATCGCTGGAGACGCTGGGCGCCGGCTTCCAGCTCGCTTCGCACGATCTCGACATCCGCGGCGCCGGCAATCTGTTGGGCGAAGAGCAGTCCGGCCACATCAAGGAGGTCGGCTTCGAGCTCTACCAGTCGATGCTGGAGGAAGCGATCATCAACCTCAAGGCCGGCGTCGCAGAGCCCGCGGCGGACCGCTGGTCGCCTCAGATCACGATCGGCATGCCGGTGCTGATCCCCGAGGATTACGTCAACGACCTCTCGGTACGGCTGTCGCTGTATCGCCGGCTCGCCGATCTGGAGACCGACGACGAGATCGACAATTTCGCCGTCGAGATGCGCGACCGCTTCGGCGTGCTGCCCGACGAGGTGCGCTATCTGTTCAAGGTCGCCGCGATCAAGGCCTATTGCCGCCGCGCCAATGTCGAGAAGGTCGATGCCGGCCCGAAGGGCGCCGTCATCACCTTCCGCGACAACTCCTTCGCTCATCCGGATCGGCTGGTGATGTTCATTCGCCAGCACGGCCAAGCCGCCAAGGTGCGGCCGGACATGAAGGTGGTGTTCTTCCAGGACTGGGAGACGCCGGAAGAGCGTCTCGCCGGCACTACCGAGATCCTGCGGCAGCTCGCCAATCTCGCGGAGAGCAAGAAGGCGGCGTGA
- a CDS encoding succinate dehydrogenase assembly factor 2, which translates to MTGSTRSSDGLDDRRKRLLFRCWHRGTREMDLILGRFADTAIADLTDQELDELEHLIELPDPDLYAALTGDKVLPAAYATALFARIKAFRPADHGA; encoded by the coding sequence ATGACGGGATCGACACGGTCGAGCGATGGGCTCGATGACCGCCGCAAGCGGCTTTTGTTTCGCTGCTGGCACCGCGGCACCAGGGAGATGGACCTGATCCTGGGCCGCTTCGCGGATACGGCGATCGCCGATCTCACCGACCAGGAACTGGACGAGCTCGAGCACCTGATCGAGCTGCCGGATCCCGATCTCTATGCCGCGCTGACCGGCGACAAGGTGCTGCCGGCGGCATACGCCACCGCGTTGTTCGCCCGGATCAAGGCGTTTAGGCCGGCGGACCACGGCGCATGA